In the Deferribacterota bacterium genome, CTGGTAGACCAAATACAACGTGCAATCCTGCATTAATTTGCTTAACACCAATACCTAGTGAGGTAGCAACCCCATAAAGACACGCTGTAACAGCTATTATATCTATAGTATTACCTACCCATCCATAGATTTTATTTTTTAATAAGGGGTAGAAAATATTTCTCACTGATAGAGGCAAATGTTCTGAAAAACCAAAAAATGCAAGCCCTAAGCCAACAATGGCATATATCCCCCATGGATGAAAACCCCAGTGCATAAATGTTAGGTTCATCGCTGTTTTTGCTTCTCTAGCTTTAGTTGGTTCATTAAAATAATTACCTGCAAAGTGATATATTGGTTCTGCTACACCATAAAATAGCAAACCTATACCCATTCCAGCACTAAATAACATTGCAAACCAACTTATAGTGCTAAATTCAGGCTCGGCTTCTGGCCCTCCTATTTTTAGGTTTCCATATTGTGAAAAGATCAGACTAATACAGTAGAATAAAACTATATTTACCACTAATATGTAAAACCAGCCGGCATATCTTGCAATGTTGTTTTGCAATGATTGAAAAGCTTCTTTAGCGGTTACCCCCGCTATAATAGTGCCAATAACGCCTAATATAATTATTACGGCACTTATAAAAAAAACCCATGGTTGTATATCGTATTTAAAATATTTATTATCTAGATTAGTTAAGGTATTTACTAAGCGTCGTCTCCTTCTATCATCAACTTCCAATATTATCCTCTATTTTGTTGTTAATCTAATTTTTTTAGCTTTAGGGTGAGCTTGTTATTTTTTGTTACTAGCTCAAAAAAATTATTGTATTTTTTAGGTATGCTAATTGTTTCTCTATTAATTTTATTAATATATACTTTTCTATACTTTAATACAATATTGCCAGTTTCTTTATTTACGAGATCTAAACCTCTAATCTCATAGTTTTTCTTTGTCTTTTCTAATTTCTCTAATTTTTTTATGTATTCATATAGGCTCATTGTTTTAAAATATTTTTTACAGTTTCTTTATAATAATCTTGTCAATTTCTATTATTAATTCGCACTCATCCCCTTCTTGGAAGCTAGTTTTTCTGAGCAATTCATCAGTAATCAGTATGCCTTCTTTTGTAAGTGAAACTTCTTTGTATTTCTGTAAATCACTGTCATAAAGCCCAGGTATGTCATAGAATTTTTTATCTTTGTGCTCCAATAGCAAGAGCTGTTCTTTTAATGACCACAGAGAAATACCAAGTGTTTTCATAATTTCCTTTGCGTTTTTCTTTTGAAGTATTAGATCTCTTAATTTATCTGGGTCAAATTTGTGACTGTAATCACCTTTTGCCATAATATTTAATATTATAGTAAAATTCAGCACAAAGTTCAATATCCCTTAATAAAAGAATGGGTTTTAAACTTTATACTCTTTGACTGTACAATTTAATGCAGAGAGTGGCCAGCTACCAATCTCTGCAGAGACGAAGTCGCTTGTATCAGGGCAGAGATTATTACAATTTGATCTAAATACCCCAAATAAATGTGGCAATTTGCCAAATTCCTCTGGAAACCACCAACCATGCTCTAAATGAATCATATTATCTTGCATCTTTTCA is a window encoding:
- a CDS encoding AbrB/MazE/SpoVT family DNA-binding domain-containing protein, whose translation is MAKGDYSHKFDPDKLRDLILQKKNAKEIMKTLGISLWSLKEQLLLLEHKDKKFYDIPGLYDSDLQKYKEVSLTKEGILITDELLRKTSFQEGDECELIIEIDKIIIKKL